One Pseudomonas fluorescens genomic region harbors:
- a CDS encoding methyltransferase, translating into MNQEENLSADDRVLLQLGRRLHADGYRFVTPTPLTHQRVNQRDEGQKCDSLRDVFGWSRPFEAGLLSSDEQRQLQDAQVIDEYQGQFKSRVRWSSLDDLLFVHSAFPTDAADAVFFGPDTYRFAQLIHAHLQQNFAPIRRAVDIGCGAGVGAILIGRARREAEVLALDINPAALRLTAINAALAEVANVEARHSDLLQGVDGEFDLIVANPPYMADPAARAYRHGGGTLGAGLSLRIVEQALNRLSPGGSLLLYTGVAMVDGHDPFLDTVLPRLDEKRFGWTYRELDPDVFGEELSNPGYQRVDRIAVVGLTVTRIG; encoded by the coding sequence ATGAATCAGGAAGAAAACCTGTCTGCCGATGATCGTGTGTTGCTGCAACTCGGGCGGCGATTGCACGCTGACGGCTACCGGTTCGTGACCCCGACGCCGTTGACGCACCAGCGCGTCAATCAGCGTGACGAGGGGCAGAAGTGCGATTCCCTGCGTGATGTGTTCGGCTGGTCTCGGCCATTCGAAGCGGGATTGTTGTCGAGCGACGAGCAACGCCAATTGCAGGATGCGCAGGTCATTGATGAATATCAGGGCCAGTTCAAGAGTCGGGTGCGCTGGTCGAGCCTGGATGATTTGCTGTTCGTGCATTCAGCGTTCCCCACCGACGCGGCGGATGCGGTTTTCTTTGGCCCGGACACTTATCGATTCGCGCAACTGATTCACGCGCATTTGCAGCAGAATTTCGCGCCCATCCGGCGCGCGGTGGACATCGGCTGCGGCGCTGGCGTCGGCGCGATCCTGATCGGTCGCGCACGCCGTGAAGCAGAAGTTTTGGCGCTGGACATCAATCCTGCGGCCCTGCGCCTGACGGCCATCAATGCAGCGCTGGCGGAAGTCGCCAACGTCGAAGCGCGTCACAGTGATCTGCTGCAAGGCGTCGATGGCGAGTTTGATCTGATCGTCGCCAACCCGCCCTACATGGCCGACCCCGCCGCGCGTGCCTATCGCCATGGCGGCGGGACATTGGGTGCCGGGTTATCGCTGCGGATCGTCGAGCAGGCGCTCAATCGTCTGTCGCCCGGCGGTTCGCTGCTGCTGTACACCGGCGTGGCCATGGTCGATGGCCACGATCCGTTTCTCGACACCGTCCTGCCGCGACTGGATGAAAAGCGCTTCGGCTGGACCTACCGCGAACTCGATCCCGATGTCTTCGGCGAAGAGCTGAGCAATCCTGGTTATCAACGGGTCGACCGAATTGCCGTGGTCGGGCTTACCGTAACTCGTATTGGCTAA
- a CDS encoding nuclear transport factor 2 family protein — translation MTKSRLVIGFLCAFSGYALAAPAPAEKDVAQAVDHLTQAMLHKDIAELNALTAPNLTYGHSSGKIQDKQEFIADIETGRSAFKTLEMQKQTITLSGDTALVRHHFSAQALKGTEVVPTEIENFQIWQKQGGKWLLVGRQAFKF, via the coding sequence ATGACCAAGTCGCGCCTCGTCATCGGTTTTCTCTGCGCTTTTTCCGGCTATGCGCTCGCCGCCCCTGCCCCGGCTGAAAAAGACGTCGCCCAAGCCGTCGACCACCTGACTCAAGCGATGCTGCATAAAGACATCGCCGAACTGAATGCACTCACCGCGCCCAACCTGACTTACGGTCACTCCAGCGGCAAGATTCAGGACAAGCAAGAATTCATCGCCGACATCGAAACCGGCCGCAGCGCGTTCAAGACCCTCGAAATGCAGAAGCAGACCATCACCCTGTCCGGCGATACCGCGTTAGTGCGCCATCACTTTTCTGCCCAGGCGTTGAAGGGGACCGAGGTCGTGCCGACGGAGATCGAGAACTTTCAAATCTGGCAAAAACAAGGTGGCAAGTGGCTGCTGGTCGGGCGGCAGGCATTCAAGTTCTGA
- a CDS encoding REP-associated tyrosine transposase, whose protein sequence is MPVAAKGCGLRKGRFSEAGRIYLLTAVIQERRPMFSDWRLGRLLVEQMRTADEEGKVESLAWVVMPDHFHCLVDLKQGSLAQLMCRVKTRSCRSINLKLGRQGPMWQRGYHDRALRRDEDLKAAARYIVLNPLRAGLVERLGDYPLWDAVWI, encoded by the coding sequence ATGCCTGTTGCTGCCAAGGGATGTGGTTTGAGGAAAGGCCGTTTCAGCGAGGCCGGACGTATTTATTTGCTCACTGCCGTCATTCAGGAACGGCGCCCGATGTTTTCCGACTGGCGACTGGGACGTTTGTTAGTCGAACAGATGCGTACTGCTGACGAGGAGGGAAAGGTCGAGTCGCTGGCATGGGTGGTGATGCCGGATCACTTCCATTGTTTGGTCGATCTCAAGCAAGGCTCCTTGGCGCAACTGATGTGTCGGGTGAAAACGCGGAGTTGTCGCTCGATAAATCTGAAACTTGGCCGTCAGGGTCCTATGTGGCAACGCGGATATCACGACCGGGCGCTGCGGCGAGATGAAGATCTCAAAGCCGCGGCCCGGTACATCGTCTTGAACCCTTTGCGGGCCGGGCTGGTTGAGCGATTGGGCGATTATCCGTTGTGGGATGCGGTTTGGATTTGA
- the pcsA gene encoding phosphatidylcholine synthase, whose product MISTVHIARLKAWGAHGFTATGVVTAFLATLALLENQPTHCLMWLGVALIVDGLDGALARKVNVQSVLPSFDGSVLDLVIDYLTYVFIPALFIYRYIPLPDYTLLLTVSLILVSSLFCFCNVNMKSKDNYFVGFPAAWNVVALCLYIIGPGPWITFLTVIGLALLTVTRMKFLHPFRVRRFMPINIAVTAIWLLCSLSLVLNHPVINPLVMGLWLLMSAYFLGICIWRTALEWFDRAHLK is encoded by the coding sequence GTGATTTCGACCGTACACATTGCCAGGCTCAAAGCATGGGGCGCCCATGGCTTTACCGCGACCGGCGTGGTGACCGCGTTCCTGGCTACCCTCGCCCTGCTCGAGAATCAGCCGACCCACTGCCTGATGTGGCTGGGCGTGGCATTGATCGTCGACGGCCTCGACGGCGCACTGGCGCGCAAGGTCAACGTGCAATCGGTCCTGCCGAGTTTCGACGGTTCGGTCCTCGATCTGGTGATCGATTACCTGACGTACGTGTTCATTCCGGCACTGTTCATCTATCGCTACATTCCGCTGCCCGACTACACATTGTTGCTAACGGTATCGCTGATTCTGGTGTCGTCGCTGTTCTGCTTCTGCAACGTCAACATGAAGAGCAAGGACAACTATTTTGTCGGTTTTCCGGCCGCGTGGAATGTTGTCGCGCTGTGTCTGTACATCATTGGCCCAGGGCCATGGATCACGTTTCTCACCGTGATCGGCCTGGCATTGCTGACCGTGACGCGCATGAAATTCCTGCACCCGTTCCGCGTGCGGCGGTTCATGCCGATCAACATTGCGGTGACGGCGATCTGGCTGCTGTGCAGTTTGTCGCTGGTGCTCAATCACCCGGTGATCAATCCACTGGTGATGGGCCTGTGGTTGTTGATGTCGGCATATTTTCTGGGGATCTGCATCTGGCGCACGGCGCTGGAGTGGTTTGATCGCGCCCATTTGAAATAG
- a CDS encoding class I SAM-dependent methyltransferase: protein MSTPIDLIALKERQKVAWASGDYAVIGTTLQIVGETLAEACDLRCDEEVLDVAAGNGNATLAAARRGCQVTSTDYVAALLERGQDRARAEHLDVTFQVADAEALPFPDESYDAVLSTFGVMFAPDQVRAANELGRVCRRGGRIGLANWTPEGFVGQMFKTLGAHLPPPAGAQPPSNWGSDAWLHKHFDDRDFLVRVTRREFNFRYRSAAHFIDIFRHWYGPVHKAFAVLSPEVGQALESDLTQLLERMNRAGEESLVVPSEYLEVVITKR, encoded by the coding sequence ATGAGTACGCCGATTGATCTCATTGCCTTGAAGGAACGCCAGAAAGTCGCCTGGGCCAGTGGCGATTACGCCGTGATCGGCACGACCTTGCAGATCGTCGGCGAAACCCTCGCCGAAGCTTGCGATTTGCGCTGCGATGAAGAGGTGCTGGATGTCGCCGCCGGTAACGGCAATGCGACACTGGCGGCGGCCAGGCGCGGTTGCCAGGTGACCTCCACCGACTACGTCGCGGCCTTGCTGGAACGGGGCCAGGATCGCGCTCGGGCCGAACACCTCGACGTGACTTTCCAGGTCGCCGATGCCGAGGCGTTGCCGTTCCCGGATGAAAGTTATGACGCCGTGCTCTCGACGTTCGGCGTGATGTTCGCGCCGGATCAAGTCAGGGCGGCCAACGAGCTGGGGCGGGTCTGCCGCCGGGGTGGGCGCATCGGTCTGGCCAATTGGACCCCGGAAGGGTTTGTCGGGCAGATGTTCAAGACCCTCGGTGCTCACTTGCCACCGCCGGCAGGCGCGCAGCCGCCGTCGAACTGGGGCTCCGATGCATGGCTGCACAAGCACTTCGACGACCGCGATTTTCTCGTGCGGGTAACGCGGCGCGAATTCAATTTCCGGTATCGCTCAGCGGCGCATTTCATCGATATCTTTCGCCACTGGTACGGCCCCGTGCATAAGGCCTTTGCGGTGCTGTCGCCGGAAGTGGGGCAGGCGCTGGAGAGTGATTTGACGCAACTGCTCGAACGCATGAATCGGGCGGGGGAGGAATCGCTGGTGGTGCCGAGTGAGTATCTGGAAGTGGTGATTACCAAGCGCTGA
- a CDS encoding iron-containing redox enzyme family protein: protein MTVLTRLQTAANQPQAINPAGNLRGIYEALLRDDDAQALAHSFLQEQLQHAAQISDPLPKDPASWYAWVAEHCTDVAEQYGRYLEQRKAGGPRQFFSCKAQALYFLQAVAPTKLVDGAWLYGLTSQWQDPRFAGLLTTYLEELGDGNPAQNHVVIYRKLLAEHDLQDSTAIADEHYLQGAVQLALGVAGMDYLPEVIGYNLGYEQLPLHLLISSYELTELGIDPYYFTLHVTIDNASTGHAQKAVQAVLDLLPIEADREEFLRRVSLGYRLNDLGQGSRAIIEGFDLDRELLAMFERKRPFGQHMHSDYCRFEGQTVNQWLATPEQLPGFLQAMQNKGWIKRDEDPQASRFWQLIAGDGAAMFGVFNAYEKQLVHDWIAGDWTSPDAPKAARRRTQMATSIEVPEHDPDVLQLNASLQGLDGPAQMSTLIPWLAPDRHAHPAGLLATRRFIELKSSLP, encoded by the coding sequence ATGACTGTCCTGACACGCCTGCAAACTGCGGCGAACCAGCCACAAGCGATCAATCCTGCCGGGAATCTTCGCGGCATTTATGAGGCCTTGCTCCGCGACGACGATGCCCAGGCGCTGGCGCATTCCTTTTTGCAGGAGCAACTGCAACACGCTGCCCAGATCAGCGACCCGCTGCCCAAGGATCCCGCGTCGTGGTATGCGTGGGTCGCCGAACATTGCACCGATGTTGCCGAGCAATATGGCCGCTATCTTGAACAGCGCAAGGCCGGCGGCCCTCGGCAGTTTTTCAGCTGCAAGGCGCAGGCGCTGTACTTTCTGCAAGCCGTGGCACCCACCAAACTGGTCGATGGCGCCTGGCTCTATGGCCTGACATCGCAGTGGCAGGATCCACGTTTCGCAGGCTTGCTCACTACCTATCTGGAAGAACTCGGCGACGGCAACCCGGCGCAAAACCATGTGGTGATCTATCGCAAGCTCCTTGCCGAGCACGACTTGCAGGACAGCACGGCCATCGCCGATGAACACTATCTGCAAGGCGCGGTGCAATTGGCGCTGGGCGTTGCCGGCATGGATTATCTGCCGGAAGTGATCGGCTATAACCTCGGCTACGAACAACTGCCGCTGCACCTGCTGATCAGCAGTTATGAGCTCACTGAACTGGGCATCGACCCTTACTATTTCACCTTGCATGTCACCATCGATAACGCCAGCACCGGTCATGCGCAAAAAGCAGTGCAAGCGGTCCTGGATCTGTTGCCGATCGAAGCCGATCGCGAGGAATTTTTGCGCCGTGTGTCGCTGGGTTATCGGCTCAACGATCTGGGGCAGGGCAGCCGCGCGATCATCGAAGGCTTTGACCTTGATCGCGAATTGCTGGCGATGTTCGAGCGCAAGCGTCCGTTCGGTCAGCACATGCATTCCGATTACTGCCGCTTCGAAGGGCAGACCGTCAATCAATGGCTGGCAACCCCTGAGCAACTGCCGGGGTTCCTGCAAGCCATGCAGAACAAAGGCTGGATCAAACGCGACGAAGACCCGCAGGCCAGTCGTTTCTGGCAACTGATCGCCGGCGATGGCGCGGCAATGTTCGGCGTGTTCAATGCCTATGAAAAACAGTTGGTGCACGACTGGATTGCCGGGGACTGGACGTCGCCGGATGCGCCCAAAGCGGCCCGTCGCCGCACGCAGATGGCCACGTCAATCGAGGTTCCCGAGCACGATCCCGATGTGCTGCAACTCAACGCTTCCCTGCAAGGCTTGGATGGCCCCGCGCAAATGTCGACCTTGATCCCCTGGCTCGCGCCGGACCGTCATGCGCATCCCGCCGGACTGCTGGCGACCCGACGCTTCATCGAACTCAAATCATCTCTGCCCTAA
- the sodC gene encoding superoxide dismutase family protein: MKRALWLGLLGTFAIGSAQAATEKVAVNLVSADGAPQAIGSVTVTETAYGLLFTPDLKSLPAGIHGFHVHENGSCEAGTKDGVKGAALAAGGHFDPQKTGKHLGPYADGHLGDLPAVYVTADGIANYPVLAPRLKKISEIKGHALMIHAGGDNHSDMPKPLGGGGDRMACGVI, translated from the coding sequence ATGAAACGCGCATTATGGTTGGGCTTGCTCGGTACTTTCGCCATTGGCTCCGCTCAGGCAGCGACGGAGAAAGTCGCGGTCAATCTGGTCAGCGCCGACGGCGCGCCACAGGCGATCGGGTCGGTCACCGTGACTGAAACAGCCTATGGCCTGCTGTTCACCCCGGATCTGAAATCCCTGCCTGCCGGCATCCACGGCTTTCATGTTCACGAAAACGGCAGCTGCGAGGCCGGCACGAAGGATGGCGTGAAAGGCGCCGCGCTGGCCGCCGGCGGCCACTTCGATCCGCAAAAAACCGGCAAGCACCTGGGCCCTTATGCCGATGGCCATCTCGGCGATTTGCCGGCGGTTTACGTCACCGCTGACGGTATCGCCAACTACCCGGTGCTGGCACCTCGACTGAAGAAGATTTCCGAAATCAAGGGGCACGCCTTGATGATTCACGCCGGTGGCGATAACCACTCGGACATGCCGAAACCATTGGGTGGCGGCGGTGATCGTATGGCCTGCGGTGTCATCTGA
- a CDS encoding DUF2388 domain-containing protein encodes MRKSLLVCSLLVCLPVGSALADVDAGDVATSAGVSASLYSTFKDHKMVIPARDDLSAFVASGGTIRGVYLESVLQQVRQENPGINASDNDLANAILVQYEGLNQ; translated from the coding sequence ATGCGCAAGTCCTTGCTCGTTTGTTCTTTACTCGTATGCCTGCCGGTCGGTTCGGCGCTGGCCGATGTCGATGCCGGTGACGTCGCCACTTCGGCCGGTGTCTCCGCGTCGCTGTACTCGACCTTCAAGGATCACAAAATGGTGATTCCGGCCCGTGATGATTTGTCTGCATTCGTGGCCAGCGGCGGAACCATTCGTGGGGTTTATCTTGAATCGGTGCTGCAACAGGTTCGCCAGGAAAATCCGGGCATCAATGCCAGCGATAACGACCTCGCCAATGCGATTCTGGTGCAGTACGAAGGCCTGAATCAGTAG
- a CDS encoding tellurite resistance TerB family protein, giving the protein MNTSDLLEQLLRGQASSGQQRGAAGGDGLGGLGGLLGGLLGGGGSNVGGAGSGGGLGGLLGGLLGGGAGGGLGGALGGALGGGGGAQRRSGGANYAALASLGMMAYQAYQAWQRSQASAAPQQMLQTADLLAGPEVEQHSHAVLRALIAAAKADGRIDDSEKQRISSEIGKHTEDPQLQRWLDAEVAKPLDPSEVAGSAQGDPAVAAEMYLASVMLINDQQDAERRYLDELAAALRIDPALQVHLEQQAKGQG; this is encoded by the coding sequence ATGAACACCAGCGATTTGCTCGAACAACTGTTACGCGGCCAGGCTTCGTCGGGACAACAACGGGGCGCCGCTGGCGGTGACGGCCTGGGCGGACTGGGCGGCTTGCTGGGCGGGTTGCTCGGTGGCGGAGGTTCGAACGTGGGCGGCGCTGGCTCTGGTGGCGGACTGGGCGGATTGCTCGGTGGGTTGCTTGGCGGCGGTGCGGGCGGCGGACTCGGCGGCGCTTTGGGAGGAGCGTTAGGCGGCGGTGGCGGCGCGCAACGCCGATCCGGAGGTGCCAACTACGCGGCCCTCGCGTCGCTGGGAATGATGGCGTACCAGGCCTATCAGGCCTGGCAACGCAGTCAGGCCAGCGCGGCCCCGCAACAGATGCTGCAAACCGCCGATCTGCTCGCCGGCCCCGAAGTCGAGCAACACAGCCACGCGGTACTGCGCGCGCTGATCGCTGCGGCCAAGGCAGACGGGCGTATCGATGACAGCGAAAAACAGCGGATCAGCAGCGAGATCGGCAAACACACCGAGGATCCGCAGTTGCAGCGTTGGCTGGATGCCGAAGTCGCCAAACCGCTGGATCCCTCTGAAGTAGCCGGCTCAGCGCAAGGCGACCCGGCCGTCGCAGCAGAAATGTACCTGGCCAGCGTGATGCTGATAAACGACCAGCAAGACGCCGAGCGCCGCTACCTGGACGAACTGGCGGCAGCGCTGCGCATCGATCCGGCATTGCAGGTGCATCTGGAACAGCAGGCCAAGGGCCAGGGCTGA
- the ligD gene encoding DNA ligase D produces MSRNLDDYNRMRDFSATSEPAAVKRSARRAAQDHALQFCIQKHDASHLHYDFRLELDGALKSWAVPKGPSLDPKVKRLAVHVEDHPLDYATFEGSIPEGHYGAGDVIVWDRGVWIPLEDPQKAYAKGRLKFELQGEKLGGVWNLVRTHMPGKKEQWFLIKHQDNAARPQDDYDVLVAEPDSVLSERTIIAKHKQSAEQSKPVKKPVSKARKPASGTLTGAHKAKLPAQLKPELATLVDSAPEGQWSYEIKFDGYRIMARIDHDQVQLFTRNGHDWTHKLPQQAEALAALGLESAWLDGEMVVANEQGVPDFQALQNAFEVGRSGGILYYLFDLPYLNGVDLREVPVEERRAALSTILGAQKNPLLRFSEAFDETPDALLNSACQMQMEGLIGKRLGSPYVSRRSGDWIKLKCKHRQEFVIVGYTDPKGARSSFGALLLGLHDRDSGELRYAGKVGTGFNEATLKSILAQLKPLQTKSPAVVNPPTGFDAKGAHWLKPKLLAEVAFAEMTKDGSVRHAVFHGLRNDKPAKDITEELAKPVKTSEKKTAEKKPANKAATTKDAASKASSTKAAATKAATTKTASTKTPTTKNATSKSDAAPSQLGLAGAKVRISHPDRVIDAVSGTTKMQLAEYYASVAEWILPQLNERPVALVRAPDGIAGELFFQKNAERLAIPGIETRDKELTGQPVMLINKPEALIGAVQMSTVELHTWNGTTVDLDKPDRFVLDLDPDPALPWKSMVEATALTLTVLDELGLKAFLKTSGGKGIHLVVPLTRKLGWDEVKDFSHAIVSHMAKLLPDRFSAVSGPKNRVGRIFIDYLRNGLGATTICAYSARTREGLPVSVPLFREEVAEIKGGNHWNVHNVHERLAEVGDEPWADMKKTRQSITAEMRKRVGMRK; encoded by the coding sequence ATGAGCAGAAACCTCGACGATTACAACCGCATGCGCGACTTTTCCGCGACCTCGGAACCGGCGGCGGTCAAACGCTCGGCGCGCCGGGCCGCGCAGGATCACGCGCTGCAGTTCTGCATCCAGAAGCACGATGCCTCGCACCTGCATTACGACTTTCGACTGGAATTGGATGGCGCGCTCAAGAGCTGGGCGGTGCCCAAAGGCCCCTCGCTCGATCCTAAAGTCAAACGCCTGGCCGTGCATGTCGAAGATCATCCACTGGATTACGCGACTTTCGAAGGCAGTATCCCGGAAGGCCATTACGGCGCCGGTGATGTGATTGTCTGGGATCGCGGCGTGTGGATTCCGCTGGAGGATCCGCAAAAAGCCTACGCCAAAGGCAGGCTGAAATTTGAATTGCAGGGCGAGAAACTCGGCGGCGTCTGGAATCTGGTGCGCACGCACATGCCGGGCAAGAAAGAGCAGTGGTTTCTGATCAAGCATCAGGACAATGCCGCGCGCCCGCAAGACGACTACGACGTGCTGGTCGCCGAGCCGGACAGTGTCTTGAGCGAACGCACCATTATCGCCAAGCACAAGCAATCGGCTGAGCAAAGCAAACCGGTCAAGAAACCTGTGAGCAAGGCCCGAAAGCCCGCCAGCGGCACTCTCACCGGCGCGCACAAGGCCAAACTGCCAGCGCAACTCAAGCCGGAACTGGCGACGCTGGTCGACAGTGCGCCCGAAGGGCAGTGGAGCTACGAGATCAAGTTCGACGGCTACCGGATCATGGCGCGCATCGATCATGATCAAGTGCAGCTGTTCACGCGCAATGGCCATGACTGGACGCATAAACTCCCGCAGCAGGCCGAAGCCCTGGCCGCGCTGGGCCTGGAGTCCGCCTGGCTCGACGGCGAGATGGTGGTCGCCAACGAACAAGGCGTACCGGATTTTCAAGCGCTGCAAAATGCCTTCGAGGTCGGACGCAGCGGCGGAATTCTCTATTACCTGTTCGACTTGCCATATCTCAACGGTGTCGACCTGCGCGAAGTGCCGGTCGAGGAGCGCCGCGCCGCGTTGTCGACCATTCTCGGTGCGCAGAAAAATCCGCTGCTGCGCTTCTCCGAGGCGTTCGATGAGACCCCGGATGCGCTGCTCAATAGCGCCTGCCAAATGCAAATGGAAGGGCTGATCGGCAAACGCCTCGGCTCGCCTTACGTGTCGCGCCGCAGTGGCGACTGGATCAAGCTCAAATGCAAACACCGGCAGGAATTCGTGATCGTCGGTTACACCGATCCGAAGGGCGCGCGCAGCTCGTTCGGTGCCTTGCTGCTCGGGCTGCATGATCGTGACAGCGGCGAATTGCGCTATGCGGGCAAGGTCGGCACCGGATTCAACGAGGCAACCTTGAAAAGCATTCTCGCGCAATTGAAACCGTTGCAGACCAAGAGCCCGGCGGTGGTCAATCCGCCCACCGGCTTCGACGCCAAAGGGGCGCACTGGTTGAAACCCAAGCTGTTGGCCGAGGTCGCGTTCGCGGAGATGACCAAGGATGGCTCGGTGCGTCATGCCGTGTTCCATGGTTTGCGCAACGACAAACCGGCCAAGGACATCACTGAGGAGCTAGCGAAGCCCGTGAAGACTTCGGAGAAGAAAACCGCTGAGAAAAAACCTGCGAATAAGGCTGCCACGACGAAGGACGCTGCGAGCAAAGCCTCGTCAACCAAAGCTGCGGCTACCAAAGCTGCGACAACCAAAACTGCTTCCACCAAAACCCCGACTACAAAAAACGCGACGAGCAAATCCGACGCTGCGCCTTCGCAGTTGGGCCTGGCCGGCGCCAAAGTGCGCATCAGCCACCCGGATCGAGTAATCGACGCGGTCAGCGGCACCACGAAAATGCAACTGGCCGAGTATTACGCCAGTGTCGCCGAGTGGATTCTGCCGCAACTCAATGAACGGCCGGTGGCGTTAGTGCGTGCGCCGGATGGCATCGCGGGCGAATTGTTTTTCCAGAAAAACGCCGAGCGCTTGGCGATCCCCGGCATCGAAACGCGGGACAAGGAACTGACGGGCCAACCGGTGATGCTGATCAACAAACCTGAGGCGCTGATCGGCGCGGTGCAGATGAGCACGGTCGAACTGCACACCTGGAATGGCACCACGGTTGACCTGGACAAACCGGACCGATTCGTTCTCGATCTCGACCCGGATCCGGCGCTGCCTTGGAAAAGCATGGTCGAAGCCACTGCGCTGACGTTGACCGTGCTGGATGAATTAGGCCTCAAGGCCTTTCTCAAGACCAGTGGCGGCAAGGGCATTCATCTCGTGGTGCCACTGACGCGCAAGTTGGGCTGGGACGAGGTCAAGGATTTCAGCCATGCGATTGTCAGCCACATGGCCAAGCTGTTGCCGGACCGCTTTTCTGCGGTGTCCGGGCCGAAAAATCGCGTCGGGCGGATCTTCATCGATTACCTGCGCAACGGCCTTGGCGCCACCACCATTTGTGCTTATTCAGCACGCACGCGTGAAGGTCTGCCTGTCTCAGTGCCGCTGTTTCGTGAAGAAGTGGCCGAGATCAAGGGCGGCAATCACTGGAACGTTCACAATGTCCACGAGCGCCTCGCCGAAGTTGGCGATGAACCTTGGGCCGACATGAAGAAAACCCGTCAGAGCATTACCGCAGAAATGCGCAAACGGGTCGGCATGAGAAAGTGA